A region of the Phyllopteryx taeniolatus isolate TA_2022b chromosome 9, UOR_Ptae_1.2, whole genome shotgun sequence genome:
GCACTAATCTTGTGGCGGTGGCGTGCCCTTGGAACCTGTGAATAACACCCCGCCCCCTTTCAACTTTTACGCCGCTCTGATTGGCTTTCCGATCATACTTCCGGGTGACGACGGTAAAGCCGCCGCTTTGACTGGTTGAAATCTCCACTGCCCTCCTGCCGGCCCCGCCCTCTAATCGGCAAAAGGAGGACTGGTTAAAGATGGCGCTGTCCGTGAAGTCCGTTCTCCGTTCCGGAAAGGTACGAAAACGTCTAAAACACGCCAAATGTGTCGTTTTGCTCCCGTGTGAGTTTGAGTCAAATCGTCTGTGTGACCTCCGTCAGGATGTCGTGTCGGTGCTGCGGCGACGGGCCTTTCACAGGAGCGCCCCGGCCGCTGTTCAGGTCAGTGTCAGTGTCGGCGGCTAGCAGGCTAACGTCACCGCGACTCGACTCACTCGCCTCAAAAAATTCACATTTGCGGCTGCTCAGCGCTCTGGATGTTGCTAAGGCAAATGCTCGTTATTACGTCATTATTAGTATTATCTCCACTTTTTTCGTTTCTCAACCATTTCAAATCATTCCTGCCCTCCGCCAGCGAAATTATTTTCCTCGttgcacttttttccccactcatCATTCGTACTGTTCAGTTCAGTGCAGCTCAATGAAATCAATATTTTCAACACTCCAGGAAACTTCCATAGTTTTCATATTCAAACTCTTTAGACGTATTCTGCATTATTTCCTCCTCCCCTAACATTTGGTCAGATTCAAACAATTCCGAtgccaaaatgttttccacTTTACAAAAATGTCCACTGTGAAATTCCCCCACATTAAGAAATATTTCCCACTCCTTCGATATTTCTTGACTGCTTCAAACCATTCCAGCGACAAAATATTTGCCACAATCCAGAAATTCCCAAACCGCACATTTTCCCACCGGCGCCTTCCGCCGAACGTTGTCGTTCAACATTTCTCGAGCGATTGCGCTCGTTCCAAATCTATGGATGTTTTGCAACGGCACGCTGTAAGCTGGCGTTTTGCCGGCCTCAGGTGACGGTGCGAGACGCCTTGAACCAGGCCTTGGACGAGGAGCTGGAGAGGGACGAGCGCGTCTTCCTGCTGGGGGAGGAAGTCGCCCAGTACGACGGCGCCTACAAGGTGAGCGGAGCGCGTCCTCTCGCGCGTTTCCACCCGAACCTCGGGTGCCAGAACATGTCCACGTAGTTTTGCTATTTTCAGCTCCTATTTCAACATTTCCTCGCCAATATTTGTATTCTGTCTAACGCCGCCGTGTCGCTCCGACCCAACGATCGTCTGCGTCTTCTCGGAAGGTGAGCCGAGGCCTGTGGAAGAAGTACGGCGACAAGCGTGTCATCGACACGCCCATTTCCGAGGTACGCGAAGCGTCCCGAACCGGCACCGTCTCCGTGCGAGGTTCGTTGACTTCCAACTTGAATTCAAGTGTGTATTTCCGACTTTTGTCGTACGTTCCAGATGGGATTCACCGGCATCGCCGTGGGAGCGGCCATGGTGAGCGCGTCCACTCGCCGGACGGACGACTCGTCCTGTAAATATGCTCCtcggtttttaaaaaaatttccccTCCAGGCTGGCCTGAAGCCCATCTGCGAGTTCATGACCTTCAACTTCTCCATGCAAGCCATCGACCAGGTCATCAACTCGGCGGCCAAGACGTACTACATGTCGGCGGGGCTGCAGCCCGTGCCCGTCGTCTTCCGGGGGCCCAACGGCTCCTCGGCCGGCGTCGCCGCGCAACACTCGCAGTGTTTCGCCGCCTGGTGCGATGTCACTTCCCGTCCTCGGGTTTAAAATAATATACCCCGTCAAAATGGCTATCGTAATCAACAATATAGCatcaaaaaaaaggaaatatcattgttttgtttgttagtttttttcttgttgcgTCATCAGGTACGCTCACTGTCCGGGTCTGAAGGTGCTGAGCCCGTGGAACTCCGAGGACGCCAAAGGTCTGCTCAAGTCGGCCATCAGGGACGACAACCCGGGTGAGTCCTGACGCCCAACCAAAAAAGGAAAATCGTCATCGAGGtcgcaatttaaaaaaaaaaaaaaaaaaactctccgcGTGTGCAGTTGTGTTCCTGGAGAACGAGCTGATGTACGGCGTCCCCTTTGAGATGTCCGACGAGGCGCAGTCCAAAGACTTCACCGTGCCCATCGGCAAGGCCAAAATCGAGAGGCAAGGTGAGCGTCGgtcgttttttttcattttatttttgtcaaatttgtGCGTAATTGTAagagttttttgtcttttcaaaatttgcctttttatagtttaggtttttttaaaatttgtttttcaatgttttatttttttcaaatttatttttaatcaaatttttgttaaaatttgcatatttttttatttgaattttaatattgttgtctttgatcttttttattttttatagtttttttttagttttgtaattTGTAGGTCGTATGatatctatctttttttttttactttgcggtgtatatttttattacataattATAATGTAAAAAGAATTCtggttatgtttttgttttctaatagatttgtattttgtatagtcattttgctgtttttttttttttttgtcactattttgtttttacattttgtaatatatttgcattgtctcattttaaacttgatttttttccccccaatatctTCTACATACGTAAAGCCTGTAAAGTCCGTATTGTAATAGTAATTTGACACAGACGGACGGATCGACCCGGTCGCTAACCTTAACGTGGCCGCGTGTTGTCGTTCAGGTTCTCACGTGACTTTGGTGTCGCACTCTCGCTACGTCGGCCATTGCTTGGACGTCGCCGCCGTCCTCGCCAAGGAGGGAATCGAGTGTGAGGTACACAACCGGACGCCTGCTCGTATGCAGgatctttttttggggaaaatgtttcTTGTGTGCGTTCTGAACCAGGTGATCAACCTGCGCACCATCCGGCCCATGGACGTGGAGAGCATCGAGGCCAGCGTGATGAAGACCAACCACTTGGTGACGGTGGAAGGCGGCTGGCCGCAGTTCGGGGTCGGGGCCGAGATCTGCGCCAGGATCATGGAGGGTAACGGGGCCGAGCTTCCAAAAATAACACGGAACCAAAAAAATGACCtctcaaaaacaaaagtcaaatgaaaacaaGTGAAACATTTCTAGTAAAAACAACATTGCCTTAAAAGCAAACCTGTTGtataacaaaacaaattcaaaaaaaaaatgactggatctttttcatttagtttttaagagggatttttattttttatttttttttgagtcatgcCATGGATTTTCAAGGATCATTGTGGGTAATACCGAtattcaaaagaaaatgaaattctcaaataaagaaaaagtcctagaaataaatatcaatcccaaaaaag
Encoded here:
- the pdhb gene encoding pyruvate dehydrogenase E1 component subunit beta, mitochondrial isoform X1, whose amino-acid sequence is MALSVKSVLRSGKDVVSVLRRRAFHRSAPAAVQVTVRDALNQALDEELERDERVFLLGEEVAQYDGAYKVSRGLWKKYGDKRVIDTPISEMGFTGIAVGAAMVSASTRRTDDSSCKYAPRFLKKFPLQAGLKPICEFMTFNFSMQAIDQVINSAAKTYYMSAGLQPVPVVFRGPNGSSAGVAAQHSQCFAAWYAHCPGLKVLSPWNSEDAKGLLKSAIRDDNPVVFLENELMYGVPFEMSDEAQSKDFTVPIGKAKIERQGSHVTLVSHSRYVGHCLDVAAVLAKEGIECEVINLRTIRPMDVESIEASVMKTNHLVTVEGGWPQFGVGAEICARIMEGPAFNYLDAPATRVTGVDIPMPYAKILEDNSIPQIKDIIFSIKKTLNV
- the pdhb gene encoding pyruvate dehydrogenase E1 component subunit beta, mitochondrial isoform X2; translated protein: MALSVKSVLRSGKDVVSVLRRRAFHRSAPAAVQVTVRDALNQALDEELERDERVFLLGEEVAQYDGAYKVSRGLWKKYGDKRVIDTPISEMGFTGIAVGAAMAGLKPICEFMTFNFSMQAIDQVINSAAKTYYMSAGLQPVPVVFRGPNGSSAGVAAQHSQCFAAWYAHCPGLKVLSPWNSEDAKGLLKSAIRDDNPVVFLENELMYGVPFEMSDEAQSKDFTVPIGKAKIERQGSHVTLVSHSRYVGHCLDVAAVLAKEGIECEVINLRTIRPMDVESIEASVMKTNHLVTVEGGWPQFGVGAEICARIMEGPAFNYLDAPATRVTGVDIPMPYAKILEDNSIPQIKDIIFSIKKTLNV